A window of Bradyrhizobium sp. AZCC 1719 genomic DNA:
AAGATCTTCGCCTTCTGCATGGCCGCGGTCTTCGCCGCGATCGGCGGCGCCATGTTCGCGCTCAATGTCGGCTTCATGTCACCGTCCTTTGTCGGCATCGTGCCGTCGATCGAGATGGTGATCTACACGGCGGTCGGCGGCCGGATGTCGATCTTCGGCGCTGTGTGGGGGGCGATTTTGGTGAACTTCGCCAAGACCAGCCTTTCGGAATCCTTCCCGCAGCTCTGGCTGTTTGGTCTTGGTGCGCTGTTCATCGCGGTCGTGCTCGCCTTTCCGAATGGTCTGTCCGGCATCTGGGCGGATTACATCCAGCCGCGCATCGATCGCCTGATCGCCTCGATCAAGGCGAAGTCGAGTGGCTGGAGCGGCAATTCCGTCGCCGACGGCGCACCGGCAGAGTGAGGAGATAGATCATGCTCATCGGTCACCAGCCCAAACCCTTCCTGCTCGCGGTCGAAGCGCTCACGGTGTCGTTCGACGGCTTCAAGGCGGTGAACAATCTTTCCTTCTATGTCGAGGAGAACGAGATCCGCGTCATCATCGGCCCCAACGGCGCCGGCAAGACCACGGTGCTCGACCTGATCTGCGGAAAGACCAAGGCCACCTCAGGCTCGATCCAGTTTCGCGGCAAGGAGCTGACGAAGCTGAAGGAGAACCAGATCGTACAGACCGGCGTGGGGCGCAAGTTCCAGACCCCATCGGTGTTCGAGGATCTGACCGTGTTCGAGAATCTCGAGATTTCCTATCCGCGCGGCCGCACTGTGTTCGGCTCGCTCGCCTTCCAGCGCGATGCATCCGTCAAGCAGCGCATCGCGGAAGTCGCCGAGATGATCTTCCTGAAGGATCGTCTCGATACCTATGCCGATCAGCTCAGCCACGGCCAGAAGCAATGGCTCGAGATCGGCATGCTGCTGATTCAGGATCCGGAACTCTTGATGCTCGACGAG
This region includes:
- the urtD gene encoding urea ABC transporter ATP-binding protein UrtD, translated to MLIGHQPKPFLLAVEALTVSFDGFKAVNNLSFYVEENEIRVIIGPNGAGKTTVLDLICGKTKATSGSIQFRGKELTKLKENQIVQTGVGRKFQTPSVFEDLTVFENLEISYPRGRTVFGSLAFQRDASVKQRIAEVAEMIFLKDRLDTYADQLSHGQKQWLEIGMLLIQDPELLMLDEPVAGMSVSERAKTAELLNRIIRDRSVLVIEHDMKFVEDIAHKVTVLHQGQILSEGTMEKVKNDPKVIEVYLGH